The genomic segment CCCGCCACCTTGGCGCGCAAGCTGGAAGCGTTTAAAACCAAAGGCGACCTATTACGCTACCCCATTGAGATATTTGGCCCGCCCAGTTGGCTGGCGATATACAGCGGCTTTAATTGCCTGCCGGAACATTATGATGAGCGCGTTAAAAAAATGGACCCGGCCTATTTGCAAAGAGCCTTTGGTGATATGCGCCGTTCTGTGGCCGATGCTGTGGCCAGCGTGCCCAGCCACGATGAGTTTATTGCTGAACATTGCGCTGCAGCCGCGCCTTAATTAGGCGCCGCGCAGTGTCGTTGAATAAAATCTTCGTGACTTAAAGGCTGGCTGGACGCCTGTTTTACGGCTGTGCGCATTTTCTCCAGCTGCTCGGCCAGCTGGGCGTCACTCAGGGTGTCGGCGCGCCGGTCGTAATCTTGCGGCAGATCGTTAAACCCCCAGTACATGGTGACCCAGCTGTCGCGCTCAAAGGCCTCTGGCTCAAGCATCACCACTTTGCCGCGGCTGTTAAACACGTCCATCTTATGGGCCAGGGTGTCGGGAATCGCCATTTGCCTGCAGTGTTGCCAAAAAGGCGTATCGCTGCGTTTGCTGGCTTTGTAATGCAAAATAAGAAAATCGCGAATACGTTCAAACTCGTGACTGTGCTGGCGATTCACTTCATTCTGATCCGCGCGGTTAATGCCCTGGTGGGGAAAAAACTCTAGCAGTTTACTGATGCCGGTTTGAATCAGCGAAATACTGGTGGATTCCAGCGGTTCTAAAAAGCCTGAGGCCAAGCCGAGAGCGAAACAGTTTTTGTGCCAGATTTTTTTGCGCTTGCCGGTCACAAACTGAAAGCGACGCGGTTCGGTCAACGCGGTGGTGTCCAGGCCGCTTAGTAAGGTTGCTTCGGCCTCATCCTGTTGGCAAAACTCGCTGGCGTATACATAGCCATTGCCGGTGCGGTGCTGCAAAGGAATGCGCCACTGCCAGCCGGCGGCTTTGGCCGTGGTGCGAGTGTAAGGAGTCAGCTCGGCGGCTTTATCGCTTTGCACGGCAATTGCACTGTCGCAGGGTAGCCACTGGCGCCAGTCGTCATAGCCGGTATGTAGCGCCTGTTCTATTAGCAGGCCACGAAAGCCAGAACAGTCGACATAAAAATCACCGCTCACTCGGCGGCCGTCATCTAACGTCACGGCAGTGATATTGCCGTTGTCCGGCTGTAGCTCGGTGTTTGCGATTTTTCCTTCAATACGGGTTACCCCGCGCGCCTCGGCGTAGGCGCGTAAAAACTGCGCATAGCGTCCGGCATCGAAATGGTAGGCATAACCAAAATCGGCCAGCGGTGAAGGCGGGTTAGGGTGTGGTTGGGCAAAGCGGTTTTGCCAGGCAAGCTGGGTGGCAAATGAATACTCGGCCGGGTCGGCTGGCAGCCTAAGACTTTGCGCGCGGGTTAAATAATGATGAAACGCCACGCCGTTAAGATCGATACCATAATCGGCAAAGGGATGAAAAAAGCGGCTGTTTTTCTCTCGCCAATCGCGAAATTCAATGCCGAGCTTAAAAGTCGCTTGAGTGGCTTTAATAAAATCAATTTCATCAATACCGAGCGAATCATTGTAACTGCGAATGCTGGGAATCGTGGCTTCACCCACACCTACAGTGCCAATGTCCTCAGATTCAATAAGCGTGATTTTTATCGGAAAGTTTGCCAGTTGCCGGCTAATGGAGGCGGCGGCCATCCAGCCTGCCGTGCCGCCGCCGACAATAACAAGGTGATTAATTTGACTGTGTGACACGGGCTCGCTCGCATAAGAATGTGTACCGCGAGAATAACCAATGAGGTTGTGAGCGTCCAGCGTCGTTAATGCCGAACGCTCTTAATTTTACAGCGCTGGCGGTGCGGTATCGCGAAACGGCTGGTAGTTGTTTAAGGTTTCTAAAAAGTGCGCAAGATTCGGGTAATCACTTAAGCTGAAACGCTGGCGGTAAATGCCCCAGGCAAGAAAGCAACCCAAGCGCAGCTCCATATCATTGTAGGGGGCGTTGTGGGGCAGGGGCATCTTTTCCAGTTCGGCAAAAATAGAGTCCACCCGTGCCTGCTGGCGTTTTAAATAATCGCTGCGCGCCGGGGTCAGCCCTTCTTTTTCCAAGAAAAACAAATTGACACAGGCGTCCATGGCGGTGTTTACCAGGCAGAAGACGTCATAGGCGGCCACATCGCTGAAATAACTGCCGCCGGACTTCTCGCGCAGGTATTTTAAGATTGAGGTTGAATCGGTCAGCTGAATATCGCCATCGTGCAGAAAAGGCACTTTTTTACTGGGCGATTTTTCGGCGCTGGTGGCTGCATCGGTTTCGATAAATTCACATTTTAGCTCTGTTTCCACCAGGGCAATGCGACAGTGGCGCACAAAGGGTGAGGTGTAACTGCCGTACAGTTGCATACTTGGCTCCTTATACTGTGTCTTCGCCGCCAAAGGCGTCCAGGGCGGCCTGAATAAATGCGCTTAGCTCCAGGGTCATTATGGCGAACTCGTTGTCGAACTGCTCGGCCAGGGTTTCCGGATTGCGGTCGCCAGCGCGCTCGATAAGCTCGTCAGAAAACTTAACACGTTTAAAGGTAAATTGGTCATCAATCACGCAGCTGATGCTCTCTTTCCAGCTTACCGCCAGCTTGCTGGCAAACATGCCCGTGTCTAAATGTTGGGTAATTTGATCGTCCAGTAAATCCAGCTTCTTACCGCGAATCACTCGTTCGTCTTTGCTGGCGATTAATTCACACTCATCGCCCAAGGTAAATTCACCGTCGGGCTGGCCGGTTTTCAGCCAGCTGGTCATAACGCTGCTGGCGGGCTGTTTGGGATTGAGCGGGGTGGCTTTTAAGCTGCCCAGGGCATCGCGTAGGGCGCTGGTAAATTCTTCGGCCTTGTTGGCACTGGCGCAATCTACAACCAGCAGGCGATTGCGTGTGTCAATAAAGCCATGGCAGAGGCTGGATTTACTGAACGCCTGAGGCAGCAGCGAAAAGGTAATTTCATCTTTTAGGGTTTCGCGCTCTTTGCGGCCTACGGGGCGGCTCTCTTTATTGCGAATGTCGCGCACTTTTTCTTCTAGTTGTTCTTTAATAACCCCGGCAGGCAGTATTTTATCCTGCTTTTTGGCGCACAGTGCGATATAGCTGCCTGCGCCGTGGGTGAGGCTGGCACCCTCGGGCCCCAGGGGCGAAACCCAGCCGTAGCGCGATAAATCCATCTTACCGCAGGGCGTAAAGCTGGCCGGTTCCAGTTGTTCGGCCAATTGTTCGGCGGTTAGCTCGAATGCGTCACCGAGGCGAAATACACGTAAATTTTTATACCACATAGAATGCTTGTCTGTTGAGTTGAAACAAAGGTGGGCGAGTGTACCACTGCTGCCGATGAGTGCGGCGAGAATCTTGGACGTTGCTTTACTCGGCACAGAAACATCGGCTATTGAGTGTTCCCGTGACCTAATTCACGTGCTGATAACGTTCCCAGCAGCGGCTGGCAGTTTCGCGACCAATTTGGCAGTGAAGAGTGCCTGATCTGTCTACCCTGCAGATCGATTTTTCAATTACAAAGAGGATTGGCCATGAACCGTTCACTTTTTGCACTAATAATCAGCTCTGCGGCGGTGTTAACCGCCTGCGGCGGCTCCAGTAGCGGTGATAGCAGCGCTACTGCGGGGTCGGTAACTGCGCCGCAAGACTCCGGAGTAACTGCCACCGATGGCCTGGATGCACCCGATACCCAGGCTGTGCTGGTCCCCGAGGCGGGAGAGTCAGTTAGCAATGATATGACGCAGCTGCGAATCCACCTGACCGATGCGCCTAATCCGGCCATTGAATCGGCCGTGGTTACCATTGATAGCATCAGCGTTCACACCACCGGCGAAGCCCCTTTTAATGTGTTAAGCGAGCCGCGCACCCTGGATTTACTGGATTA from the Gilvimarinus sp. DA14 genome contains:
- a CDS encoding tryptophan halogenase family protein — protein: MSHSQINHLVIVGGGTAGWMAAASISRQLANFPIKITLIESEDIGTVGVGEATIPSIRSYNDSLGIDEIDFIKATQATFKLGIEFRDWREKNSRFFHPFADYGIDLNGVAFHHYLTRAQSLRLPADPAEYSFATQLAWQNRFAQPHPNPPSPLADFGYAYHFDAGRYAQFLRAYAEARGVTRIEGKIANTELQPDNGNITAVTLDDGRRVSGDFYVDCSGFRGLLIEQALHTGYDDWRQWLPCDSAIAVQSDKAAELTPYTRTTAKAAGWQWRIPLQHRTGNGYVYASEFCQQDEAEATLLSGLDTTALTEPRRFQFVTGKRKKIWHKNCFALGLASGFLEPLESTSISLIQTGISKLLEFFPHQGINRADQNEVNRQHSHEFERIRDFLILHYKASKRSDTPFWQHCRQMAIPDTLAHKMDVFNSRGKVVMLEPEAFERDSWVTMYWGFNDLPQDYDRRADTLSDAQLAEQLEKMRTAVKQASSQPLSHEDFIQRHCAAPN
- a CDS encoding glutathione S-transferase family protein — its product is MQLYGSYTSPFVRHCRIALVETELKCEFIETDAATSAEKSPSKKVPFLHDGDIQLTDSTSILKYLREKSGGSYFSDVAAYDVFCLVNTAMDACVNLFFLEKEGLTPARSDYLKRQQARVDSIFAELEKMPLPHNAPYNDMELRLGCFLAWGIYRQRFSLSDYPNLAHFLETLNNYQPFRDTAPPAL
- the rdgC gene encoding recombination-associated protein RdgC, with the translated sequence MWYKNLRVFRLGDAFELTAEQLAEQLEPASFTPCGKMDLSRYGWVSPLGPEGASLTHGAGSYIALCAKKQDKILPAGVIKEQLEEKVRDIRNKESRPVGRKERETLKDEITFSLLPQAFSKSSLCHGFIDTRNRLLVVDCASANKAEEFTSALRDALGSLKATPLNPKQPASSVMTSWLKTGQPDGEFTLGDECELIASKDERVIRGKKLDLLDDQITQHLDTGMFASKLAVSWKESISCVIDDQFTFKRVKFSDELIERAGDRNPETLAEQFDNEFAIMTLELSAFIQAALDAFGGEDTV